The genomic DNA CGAAAAAATGGCGATGGCTTTAAACACTTTGTTGGACAACGCACTTAAGTATTCTGCCCCTGACAGTCCTCCTGTCGAAATATCGCTACGGGAAAGGAACGATGGGTTCAATATCATAATCAAAGATCACGGCATTGGCATCCCGGAAGAATCAATAGACCACCTTTTTGATCCTTTCTACAGAGTGGACGAATCGCGCACCCGTGCTACAGGCGGGTATGGGCTGGGGCTTTATCTATGCCAAACAATCATAAAAGCCCATAAAGCGCATATTGACGTTGAAAGTTCTTTGGGCGTGGGGACAACGTTCCGCGTAATCTTTCAATCGTGACGTGAGAAGTTATGCAAAAGTGGCTTGGGGTGAGAAAAAGGTTGACAGAAACTATAAGACCGGTCTAATTTTCTTTCCATGAAGCTGACTGCACGAGAAAAAATTATTGCTACCGGAGTTGAGATGGTTGGTCTCAACGGTTTTAACGCAACTGGTGTCGACTCTGTCTTGAAAGCTGCCGGAGTCCCCAAGGGGTCATTTTATCACCACTTTGGTACCAAGGAAAATTTTGGCATGGAGGTTATCAACCTCTTCGCCGAAAGCTATGAACAAAAGCTTAAGTCTTATCTGGGTGATGAATCTGTCCAGCCTCTTGATCGCATTCGTAACTATATGGAGCACAGCGTAGAGCACCTTGCCGAGAAAAATTTCACCCAGGGGTGCCTTATTGGCAATCTTGGGCAAGAGTTGGCAGATCAAAATGAGCGTTTCAGGGATAGATTGGCCGAAGTTTTCGCCGATTGGATGGCAATGTTCACTGATTGTCTTGGAGAGGCTCAAGAAGCCGGAGCATTAAATCCAGAACTTGATCCTGAGGCTGTGGCCAGCTTCCTTCTGTCCGGATGGGAGGGAGCGATTTTGCGGGCAAAGGTTATGCGCTCTTCCAAGCCGTTGCGTCATTATGTGGATACTCTGTTTGCAACAGTTTTGGTGGAATAATTTTTTTTATCAACAAACTATAAGACCGGTCTAATTGCATGTCTGTCGAAGATCAGAGAAATTTAAGCCGGAACGAGGTGAATATGAAAACGTTAGGTTGGATTGGACTTGGTCAAATGGGCTCAATCATGTCGGCGAACCTGATCAAGGCGGGGCATGCTGTCAACGTCTTCAACAGAACGCCGCGGAAGGCGGAGCCGTTGGCTGAACTGGGTGCCAGGGTCATGGCGTCACCCAAGGACGTTGTTGAAAATTCGGATGTCACGTTTCTGATGCTGACGAATGCGGCGGCGATCAAGGATGTTTTGAACGCTGAAGATGGCGTGCTTGCTGGCGTGAGCCAGGGGCGCACCATCATCGACATGAGCACCATCGCCCCCGAAGACTCTGAGTCGTTCGCACGATTGGTCGAAGCCAATGGCGGGCGATATCTTGATGCTCCGGTTTCCGGCTCGACAGGAGCTGCCGTTATCTCCGGGTTGGTTATTCTCGCTGGGGCCAAGGAGCCGGAACTCACTGAATTCATGCCATTGTTCGATGCTCTTGGGAAAAAGGTAATTCCCTTTGGTTCGATCGGAAAAGGGAGTGCGGCAAAATTGGTTATCAATCTTTTGCTCGCTATCTCTTGTCAGGCGATCGGCGAAACCATGC from Pseudodesulfovibrio thermohalotolerans includes the following:
- a CDS encoding TetR/AcrR family transcriptional regulator, which gives rise to MKLTAREKIIATGVEMVGLNGFNATGVDSVLKAAGVPKGSFYHHFGTKENFGMEVINLFAESYEQKLKSYLGDESVQPLDRIRNYMEHSVEHLAEKNFTQGCLIGNLGQELADQNERFRDRLAEVFADWMAMFTDCLGEAQEAGALNPELDPEAVASFLLSGWEGAILRAKVMRSSKPLRHYVDTLFATVLVE
- a CDS encoding NAD(P)-dependent oxidoreductase; this translates as MSVEDQRNLSRNEVNMKTLGWIGLGQMGSIMSANLIKAGHAVNVFNRTPRKAEPLAELGARVMASPKDVVENSDVTFLMLTNAAAIKDVLNAEDGVLAGVSQGRTIIDMSTIAPEDSESFARLVEANGGRYLDAPVSGSTGAAVISGLVILAGAKEPELTEFMPLFDALGKKVIPFGSIGKGSAAKLVINLLLAISCQAIGETMLFSEKLGLDRESVMELISNSGMNTPMFQTKKDMFRTQEFPSQFMLELMAKDLGLITNAINAVGMQLSLSQIADSTFAEARDNGKGKMDLAAIYLELKEKNSGNA